The DNA region CCTGTACTCCTCTGGGTGTCAAATATCGAGCTTGAGTttgaaaagctgtgtgtgtgtgcgcgcacaagccTTAGTTTGAGATCTGCATGTCTGTCAGTCACAATACATCATGGAAAATCTCTGAACTTGTATACATGGATTGTGTTGCAAGATGTGCATGGTTTTGACAGTCTGATTTCGAAACTCGCTGTCCTTCAAGGTGGTTTGCGATGAGAATGGATCCAAGGGCTACGGCTTTGTGCACTTTGAGACCCAGGAGGCGGCCGAGAGAGCCATTGAGAAAATGAACGGCATGCTGCTTAACGACCGCAAAGTGTAAGTTACAATTAAAGCACAAATTCTTTTGTGGGTGATGTTTTTGTGTTCAAGCCGGGCCAGATTCTTGAACTGCAGTTTGCAGCAAGCAAGTTGTTGTCCTCCTGAACCTACTCACATAAAGCATGTTTGAAGTGTTGCCTCCGTGATGTGATGGCATACACAGTTCTAAAAGTAGATGCTTGGCATGGCCCTGTCACATTCGGCATGCTCACAACAGAATTAATTTAGGCCTTCGCTCAAGGCCTTGCATAAGCAATGAAGTCATAAAAGAATGGAATGGTTGTTACTCATTTCTGTGCAAAATCTACAGCAtaattaaaaacatgaaacaaaattaataaatgatactctactctactcaaacaaTTTAATTGAACTaaaatgaaatattattttttaatatacagTGGCATAAATGTTCTATAGTCCTAAAATTATCTATTAAGTTGAACTAAGCTGTACAATAATGATTTGTCAATATGCAGTGGCATGAATGTTAAAGTCTAGTTATCTATTAGGACTGCCACTGGTTTAGTTGAAAATGCTCTCCCTTAGTGCTTGTGTGAAGGCCATCCTCTGTGGCCAGTTGTCTTGATTTATCTCCCCATTGGTTCTTCCGCAGGTTCGTGGGCCGCTTCAAGTCCCGCAAAGAACGCGAGGCTGAGCTCGGCGCTCGCGCCAAGGAGTTCACTAATGTCTACATCAAGAACTTCGGCGAGGACATGGACGATGAGAAGCTCCGCGAGATCTTTGGCAAATTCGGTGAGTTTCTCCGAGAAAGATCTTTTGCTAGCTCCAGTGTCCGTGTCAAATCTGCACCGTCCCCTAGAGCGTGTTGAGCTAAGATGCCGTACCATCACACCGGGGACCCGGGCTCAATTCCGACCCGAGGATGTTTCCCCACCcacactcatctctctccctccactcatttcctgtcacactctaactgtcctatctcaaataaaggcacaaaaaggaaaaaaaaggaaaaaaattgtTCCATCCCACTGCAAGGCTCCTTTTGTTTGTCTGTAagacctgtgtgtctctctctcccatcaccttctccccctctcctccacaggCCCGGCTCTGAGCATCAGGGTGATGGTAGATGAGACTGGCCGCTCCAAGGGCTTCGGTTTTGTCAGCTATGAACGTCACGAGGATGCCCAAagggtgagcagagcagagcaagagaCCGTATTGCTGCATTTGTATAATTCAGCCTATTAAATGATGACTGGCGCTATACAAAATGGTGTGCTaaaggccatgttgtgttttatatgtttttaatatgcatttatatatgtggattgtggagaagtgtcatgcaagacaaatttctatGCAAattgcaaacagacaataaagtttattTTATCTAATCTTAGCTTATCTTATCTAAAGGCATGCAGCATTTATCAAGCACTACAGTATGTGGAGTGTCTTGTCCCAAttcaatgtgaatgtgtgtgtgtgtgtatgtttgtgtgtgtcttgtctcttGTCAGGCGGTGGATGAAATGAATGGCAAGGAGCTTAACGGCAAGCTGGTGTACGTTGGGCGCGCCCAGAAGAAGATGGAGCGCCAGACTGAGCTCAAACGCAAGTTTGAACAGATGAAACAGGACCGCATGACTCGCTACCAGGTGGGCGTTCaggattgcgtgcgtgcgtgcgtgtgtgtgtgtgtgtgcgtgtgtgtgtgcgcgcgtgtgtgtgtgtacacgctcgTGCCACTTGGACTCGGTTGTGCCATCGCTCTGACATGAATCATGCTCATCTGTGTGGTCAGTTCACCCAGTAAATGCCCTGTGTGGTGAAAATGTTAACATTCAGGATGTGGATCACAAGAGGCTTTCTCTGACTGcagaagagtgtttttttttccatctgaGAAATGCTGCAGAGAGCAAATATGCGCAGactgctttttttttccccctgaagaATGTTGAGTGTCATGCAGTTACGGTCGTTCCACACTTGGGGGCAGTGTTGAGACTGGATTGGGCTGTTTTTTGCCCTCTGGCCAGTGATTCAGTTGTGTCATGCTTAGTGACACAAGTCAGGACAGAAAGGCACGCAGAAAACGCTGCATCTGGCATTGAAATGTAAGTGTGAATGTGTAGCTTCACTGTGGCAGCCAAGCTGAAATCTTGTATATTTCTGTGCCGTTCTAGGGAGTCAATCTGTATGTGAAGAACCTGGATGACGGATTGGACGATGAGCGCCTGCGGAAGGAGTTCTCTCCATTTGGAACCATCACCAGTGCCAAGGTACCTCGCCCCTCCCCTCCTAGTCTCCTGTCTGACAGCCATCATCACACCTTATATTATACAACCTCAAATTGTAGCTTATAGTCAGAGGCTATAGAGCTGTCTATCACCGTTTGTGGGCTTTTAAAAGAATGAATGGATAAAAGATTAGAACGCTCACAGGAGATCGATTACATTGTCGATAAGATGCTTAAATTGAAAATTAAGCTTAGCGCAGTGCACCATAGCAACCCATTGCGCCACACCATGAacgtccatggggacccaggtttcgTGTTCAGCAAGAgccatttcccaaccctatcccATCTCCGacctatcccatcccatcccagacttacttcctgtcaccacaGTTCCTGTTCTATCAAATAAAAGCAAAGAGAAGCAGAAAACAATCCAACGACTAAAATAAAACCAaacgctccctctctcccacccgccACAGGTGATGATGGAGGGCGGCCGCAGCAAGGGCTTCGGCTTCGTCTGCTTCTCCTCCCCCGAGGAGGCCACCAAGGCGGTGACCGAGATGAACGGCCGCATCGTGGCCACCAAGCCGCTGTACGTGGCCCTGGCCCAGCGCAAGGAGGAACGCCAGGCCCACCTCACCAACCAGTACATGCAGAGGATGGCTAGCGTGCGCGCCGTGCCCAACCCCGTCATCAACCCCTACCAGCCCGCCCCGCCCTCGGGCTACTTCATGGCCGCCATCCCTCAGGTGAGGTGTGGGGCAGGAGGGGAATCGCTCTTTACTTTccgtgcagtttttttttttggggggggggggacaagccAGACCCCACAATCTCACACCAGCCCTGGGAACTGCTGTAGAACCAGCCACACCAGGGCACTATCGTACATTAAGGCCTTAAAGTACATACTAGCACACTATCACCTCTGTCATTTCCAGCCTCACCAGACTTCACTGCACACTTTGCATATGTGCGCTCAACCATCTGCCGTGTTGGGGCACTTCAGTAAAAATGGGTTGATTTCCGTGTCACACATCAGTACCCTTCAATACACACTAGCGTGCTACCATTTCGATAATGTAtagtctaacgtgtgtgtgtgtgtgtgtgtgtgtgtgtgtgtgtgtgtgtgtgtgtgtgtgtgtgtgtgtgtggtccacagGCCCAGAACCGTGCTGCTTACTACCAGCCCAGCCAACTGGCACAGATCCGCCCTGGCCCCCGCTGGGCCACTCAGGGCGTGCGCCCCCagcgtaagtacacacacacacacacacacacacacacacacacacacacacacacacacacacacacacacacacacacgtgcgtgttcCCCAGCTTATGACCCATGTAGCTGCTTTCTACTTGTATCTGAAATCCTCGGATGTTGTGTAAGTAAAGCCTGCTGCAGTTCAGTGTTTACTTAAAGCAACCCTGTGTTAACTTTTGACTTGATAAAATGTcaccacgcagacacacacactaaaatcctCTTTCCTGTCCACCCCTTATAGACTTCCAGGGCATGCCTGGCAACATGCGCCCATCTGGACCTCGTCCCCAGACCCTCGGCGGCATGAGACCCGCTGCTGCCCAGGTGCCACGTATGGTGACCTCTCAGCGCATGAGTAAGTGCCCGGTCCCCTTCCCATGCCTCTTACCTCCTCTGGCCAGTTAGCTAGCAGGCTGACCTCTCCTCCACGTTATTATAAGTGTTGCATTGACACTTCTTCAATTTCCCATCTTGGATCAATAAAGCACCTGCATTTTCCCGTTACAACAACAGTTGAGGATTTTGTGATTGAGCATGGGGTGGATTGGAAAATATCTAAAGAAAAACATTTAAAAGACAGAGCTGTACGCTGAAAGGATTTGCTGTGAATGTTGCCGCACAGTCAACCAAATAACCTTTACCATTTCCACTATTGCAAGTGCATAGCAGCACAAAATGTTTGTGGCTGAATGATATAAGAAATAACACTTCAGATGGATATGTGTCTAAAGATTGAGAAACAAAGGCTACAATAGACAAAGTGCACACACTTACCCCCAGTGCTCGAATTATCCACCAGGCTTCGGGGGGTCAGACTTTTTGCGGACCAAATGATGACGtcaacccccctccaccccccaccccccaaaaaaaacaggcGAGCCATGTTACCCTTTTTCTTGGAGTGTTAATATACTGTACAAAATGTAATACAACAACACAACTTTTATGTGACGTGatgtgcaaaacaacaacaacaatatgctATTTGCAAACTGCCTGCTAGAGCTCATCATATGAATCAAGTGACCACGTTTGCGGGAAGATCACATCAAAGCACCCGTCTCAGTAGCCTAGGTGTTTCCAGATTGAGCTGTTTTGGATGAACATCTGCGAGTAAAAGTGGATATTGGACAGGGTTTTCATGTagatttgtggccatagaaataggCCTTAGTAGAAAATAGTTTAGACTGGCTTGGTTAAGATGTAATGCCACCAAGCAGAGTTTGAGCATGTTTGGAGTGCAAATCATCTGTCACTGCAGTACACTGCCTATGTGCTGCGCGCAGTGAACTCTATTCGGCAACACCGTCAGGTTCAACAATCCAGAGCGAGCACGACACCGGAGAAAACTGATGCTCTGATTCAACCACCTAGTAGCCAAagtttctctcatacacacgcgttGCTGCAACAAAAACGTCTCCAATTTACAGTTGGCAACAACAAGCACAGACGCACAACCAACTCACTcaatgctgaacaaaaaaaaaaaaacgagccaACTTCAAAACAGCTATATGTGGCTTTCCAAAAGCAAACTAGCAACtaacattatgtaggcctagtgaGTGACCACGGAAACACAACCAAGAACTTCGTGTCAAACAGAAAAGTGAACCCAATGACATACAGAATCAAGCTGTAAATTATCAGAATTACAACTCCCAAATTCCACATAGAGCTAGCTTGTAACGTGCGCGCTTTTCTTGAGATTGAAAAGTGCTATCAGATGCTAGTAGCCTAGTCATGGAAAATACTGCTAGATGCTACATGACATGGCCTCTAACACAGTCAAAATAATATTTACTCCTATATTTTGTCACGGCGGACAAAATGTAAAAGTCCCATTTCCTACCTTTCTGCTGCTATCCATTTGCCTCGCTAGACAGCTTGCTTGCTATCCATTTGCCTCGCTAGACAGCTTGCTTGACACAGCTATCCTTCTTGGTTTGTGGAGTCTCACTATCCATTTGCGCCTTCTTACTTAGTAAAATTATAATATTCCAATTATGCTTTAAATACATGATGAGCCTCGTCctttattttctgtcatcaagTACGCTACGTGTAGATTATTAGAGCAGTCCACCTCTTTCACTAAGACCCCTTGTGCATGTTGACTTTGATGGAATTCTGATGTGGGCaatcgttttttttctctcgtgGGTGAAAGGGAATTGGCGTCACCTGTGTTGAGTGTTAGTAAGTTCAGTTCTTTAAAGTTGAAATCATATTAGTTTCATATACATATTTCTTTCACAAATCACGGGGATCCTTCACCTTGACTCCCCTCGCTCGCAGCTGTAACACATGACTTCACCGCGCACCAGACCCAACCCTGCCTATCAGTGGGTGCTGCCGAATGTTTTGACAACTCTCAAACTGCGAGGATGTGAAACGTCCGCTGGTGGTACAGTCCATTGAAGGGGTGTTCCAAAAACTcatgttattttgttattcatACTACACGTTAAAAATTACAAGTAATAAGACATTTTTAACAACTGACTTTTAGCAATACCTCAATGTTTCCAGTACCCCCCAAAAGTGTAATTTAGTCCCATTTGGGGGGTATCGAGTCCCAATCGGGGGGGTCAAACCCCGCCGGTACCCCCCGTAATTCGAACACTGCTTACCCAGTAGTGTAATGCAGACAGCAGACAAAGGTGATATATGGTGCACGCAGAGAACAGCAGGAATGCACTGTGCTTTGCCAGCAATTTTGACTATCGTTTACTTAGATcaactttgtttttttcctctctcttgctctccctttcttctcctcccctcttcatatACTATCCTTTTCGTttttcttctcttcacctctaccTCCTCAGCTTCTCAGACTCTGGGCCCGCGTCCAGCTGCTGCCTCCGCCGCCACTGGGGCTCCAGTGCGCGGGGTCCCCCAGTACAAGTACGCCGCGGGGGTGAGGAACCCCCAGATGGGAGCCCAGCCCCACTCTGCCATGCAGcaggtagatacacacacacacacacactcactcactcactcactcactcactctctcactctctcactctctcactcactcactcactctctcactctctcacacacagtatacagtttcagaacacccccccctccccacacacacacacacacacacgtgcacatacagtatacagtttcagaacacccccccctccccacacacacacacacacacacgtgcacatacagtatacagtttcagaaccacacacacacacacacacacacacacacacacacacacacacacacactcgcagtgcTTTAAGTGTCAAAAAACATGTGCCCGTACTCACCGAAAAAAGTACAGTTGAAATGCAGTACTATACAGGTATGACTTAAGTCCTAATACTCTAGAGGCCAAAATAGACAAGGGCCTCTAAGTACCCACCCACTTAAagcactagtacacacacacacacacacacacacacacacacacacacacacacacacacacacacacacacacacacacacacacacacacacacacacagtttggagcaAAATGACTCATCAAtacaacatttacacacacagacacgtaacaTATGCATACGTATCCCTCTATATATGCACACTTGCATACCCCCTACATTTGTCTTGCATAGTGCAGAAACATTGAATTCTCACCAGAATAACATTCAAATGAGTCATCTAAACAAGCCATAAGCAATTTCACTTCACTGGTCCACCCATATAAATGAACACTGGCCAGAGCGAAGGGGAAATTAGGAGTGGGTGGTGATTCTGGTCTGGAGTTGTCTCCACAGCATTACACTATGGCATTCCGTTGCCATTAGATAACCCTTTTTAAAGCGCAAAAGAACAACGGCACATGAGTTTTCCAGAACAGTGTCTGGATTTGAAATGAAGCAAGACCGCAGTATATTTTTTGGCCATTTGTGGAAATGCTGGTGTTTAAAGCTTGCCATTGAAAACAAAAGGAAGGTTGAACAGAAAAGATGTTTGAGCACATACAACTTGTAATTACATGTTACAGCGCTacgttaaagcgatggttcggagtagaatcaccctaatgccatttgaaccgtgacacccatccacctttacacccgaagtgttttctgccgcagacttacatcaacagagttgccgtgttattcgatgtttattccggttagcttgactcaagcgcatatggatactgggcaccgtctccaaactttccccacaaaaataacatgtcattacaccaaacttctgcagtagcacaaatatggtctgtactcacgaaacgaagcatttggaagtttggaaatagtccaggagtttagtattatcaacacaagctgaatagcttctctgctgctaaagctgtgccaacgttacttccgtcatatgagacaagcccgtaaaagtcttcaacaaacttccagacgagagtgttaaaaaagttttcactgaattgtgattaaggcttatattttcaaggcaatacttaaaagatatttcaaatcttacctactatcaattagacaaggattttcgttatcaatactgatgctgaattcacttttcattgtgcatattatgagcttcgttgaggactcttacatgcttgtcttagatgacggaagtaacgttggcgcagctttagcagcagagaagctattcggcttgtgttgataataataaactcctggactatttccaaacttccaaatgcttcgtttcgtgagtacagaccatatttgtgctactgcagaagtttggtgtcatgacatgttatttttgtggggaaagtttggagacggtgcccagtatccatatgcgcttgagtcaagctaaccggaataaacatcgaataacacggcaactctgttgatgtaagcctgcggcagaaaacacttcgggtgtaaaggtggatgggtgtcacggttcaaatggcattagggtgattctactccgaaccatcgctttaatactGTGTTTTATGTTACACCACTACAATGCACTACAGTGAATTGTATTGTCATTTTGTTGTCGTCTGCatcctctttttattttatttttattttattaattctcCTTTTATTCAGCCAGGGAAGTTCAAGTGAATTACAAATGAGCCCTAACCAAAATAGAAGCACGCAGTTAaccgataaaaaaaaaaaaagaaagtaaaaacaaaaatcatAAAAAAAATTGCAATGGTCGATTACTTGGGTTGTAGAAGTAGGCAGTTACCTTGTTACCATTTACCCAGTTAATTGTGCTCTTTATTCAGGGCTGAAGGTATTCAGGTTCAGTGCccgatttcaggcttgacagagtttgcgaGAATAAAGACACTGACACTATTTAGCCATTTGGTTATTCATACTTCAAAAAGTGTCAAGGCTTCAGGTCCAAGATGGATTTTCTTCTACTTTCAGgcccataatgtgtgtgtgtgtgtcggttgtcTCGGTTGTGTTTGGTCCCTGTAGCCTGCGGTCCATGTGCAGGGCCAGGAGCCCCTGACCGCCTCCATGCTGGCTGCAGCACCCCCACAGGAGCAGAAGCAGATGTTGGGTCAGTCCCCTCTACATGTTTTTGCTGCTCTCACCATATCTGTCTGTTTCCAagcctgtttgtctctgtctctatcgctATCTGTCCTTTTCTGGATGTGCATCATTCTCTTTCTATTTTTCACTTCTCTCCCAGATGTAATttgtctgcctggctgcctgttttctgtgtgtggatgtatgtgcataaagaaaagaagaaaaatctgcacaatGTTGCCGATCCCGATTTATTGTACACAAAGTCTCAACGAAGACCATGTGAGGTCGAAAGTAAACGCATACAATAATCGGGAGCAGCTAGCGTGTGCAgatttttattcttttctttatGTGTACTTTTGACTGAACACCTGTTTGATTGGATGTGTACACATCCTAAGCACTACATTTTAATATTTGTATGTACCCTTGGTTTTCTATAGGCTACTCTCTTCTTCTCATTACTGATTGGTTGTGTAATATTTCCCCCCACATGACTGACCGTGTCTATGTTGTCCCCTCGCCACCTCAGGAGAACGCCTGTTCCCTCTGATCCAGAGCATGCACCCCAACCTGGCCGGCAAGATCACCGGCATGCTGCTGGAGATCGACAACTCAGAGCTGCTCCACATGCTCGAGTCCCCGGAGTCTCTGCGCTCCAAGGTTGGTTacatcacatgtacacacagacacacacgcgcgcacacacacacacacacacacacacacacagacacacacgcgcgcacacacacacacacacatcgacatccACTGCAGCTcccgcagacatacacacatagacacccaaTCACAAACTGCAACACTTAAGCAGACGATAAACCcctacacatacgcgcacacacctgCATCcctgatacacaaacacacactcgtacacactcaAACCCAGTGAACTCATTTCAGTAACTGAATACAAATGTTCCCGAGTGGTGGGCTGTGTCAAAGCGAGTGTGGTTTCATTTCAGGTGGATGAGGCGGTGGCTGTGCTGCAGGCCCACCAGGCCAAAGAGGCCGCTCAGAAGTCTGTCACCGGCACAGCAGTGCCGGCCGTCTAAAGACAAAAGGTAAACACTCCAAATGCCTCCAGATAGTTttgttatgttgttttttttccaaaaatgttcTTTCTCACAAATCCCTGCACTCAGCAGCCATATTGGAAATGATATTGACACATGATCAGCCTTTCATAATTGGGTCAaacaatagtggtgtcaacaatgatcgattcggcgatccgaatcgatccggggcatggacaatccagatccagatccagatccggcaagttccagaatcaatccggcaatttttttaagtttcaattacttccatggatatttcgggagcaaatgaatgttaaattaaataaaaacacttcaaaacattgcaagactgatacagactgata from Engraulis encrasicolus isolate BLACKSEA-1 chromosome 5, IST_EnEncr_1.0, whole genome shotgun sequence includes:
- the pabpc1a gene encoding polyadenylate-binding protein 1A; amino-acid sequence: MNHNAAPSYPMASLYVGDLHPDVTEAMLYEKFSPAGPILSIRVCRDMITRRSLGYAYVNFQQPADAERALDTMNFDVIKGRPVRIMWSQRDPSLRKSGVGNIFIKNLDKSIDNKALYDTFSAFGNILSCKVVCDENGSKGYGFVHFETQEAAERAIEKMNGMLLNDRKVFVGRFKSRKEREAELGARAKEFTNVYIKNFGEDMDDEKLREIFGKFGPALSIRVMVDETGRSKGFGFVSYERHEDAQRAVDEMNGKELNGKLVYVGRAQKKMERQTELKRKFEQMKQDRMTRYQGVNLYVKNLDDGLDDERLRKEFSPFGTITSAKVMMEGGRSKGFGFVCFSSPEEATKAVTEMNGRIVATKPLYVALAQRKEERQAHLTNQYMQRMASVRAVPNPVINPYQPAPPSGYFMAAIPQAQNRAAYYQPSQLAQIRPGPRWATQGVRPQHFQGMPGNMRPSGPRPQTLGGMRPAAAQVPRMVTSQRMTSQTLGPRPAAASAATGAPVRGVPQYKYAAGVRNPQMGAQPHSAMQQPAVHVQGQEPLTASMLAAAPPQEQKQMLGERLFPLIQSMHPNLAGKITGMLLEIDNSELLHMLESPESLRSKVDEAVAVLQAHQAKEAAQKSVTGTAVPAV